The Eleginops maclovinus isolate JMC-PN-2008 ecotype Puerto Natales chromosome 3, JC_Emac_rtc_rv5, whole genome shotgun sequence genome includes a region encoding these proteins:
- the pigv gene encoding palmitoyltransferase ZDHHC18-A, which translates to MTMDVRAVLEFATATRGLSLLLQAVFNAVIPDHDADAFRPPRTEEPLYLDSSVEWLLGGLSNWDAEHFLFIAERGYLYEHNFAFFPLFPIVLRGLAETLLWPMSSWLSVRGRLLVAVALGNTALFLLSVVALYALSRTVLQDRRLALLSSLLYCLTPANVFMTAGYSESLFAALTFGGLYLLEKGFSFRACLALSIATAARSNGLVNIGFLLYLPSLHAISKIRVYRTTTTGHSKVLHYIWAIIRLLLTSLLGTAVIALPFCAFQYYGYRTFCTPSVSLERIPAALVSLAELKGYRVPDENGPPPLWCMRPLPLLYSHIQDVYWDVGFLRYFELRQIPNFILALPMATLGIMAAYAYFLANPELCLRLGLWDTGSHFDKPTPGMFNPRVFVYIVHSTVLLVFGTLCMHVQVLTRFMASSTPVPFWISAHLLLLNEPLLHRRKTSNPNVQLQTHFRNGCQHTPQNPIIALLPYFKSCSSTTQSVLGYFISYWVLGLALHCNFLPWT; encoded by the exons ATGACTATGGACGTCAGAGCAGTGCTGGAGTTTGCCACAGCTACCAGGGGATTGTCCCTGTTGTTGCAG GCTGTCTTCAATGCTGTCATCCCTGACCATGATGCTGATGCCTTCAGGCCCCCAcggacagaggagcctctgtACTTGGACTCTTCAGTGGAGTGGTTGTTGGGAGGCCTTTCTAACTGGGATGCTGAGCATTTCCTCTTCATCGCTGAGAGAGGATACCTTTATGAGCACAACTTTGCTTTCTTCCCACTCTTCCCCATCGTCCTTCGAGGCCTGGCAGAGACGCTGCTGTGGCCCATGAGCAGCTGGCTGAGCGTGCGGGGGCGTCTGCTGGTGGCTGTGGCTCTGGGGAACACTGCCCTCTTCCTGTTGAGTGTGGTCGCCCTGTATGCGCTCAGTAGGACGGTTCTTCAGGACAGACGTCTTGCTCTGCTCTCCAGCCTGCTGTACTGCCTCACACCTGCCAACGTTTTTATGACCGCTGGATACTCAGAAAGTCTTTTTGCTGCTCTTACATTTGGTGGTCTTTACCTGCTGGAGAAAGGATTCAGCTTCCGAGCCTGCCTGGCTCTAAGTATAGCCACTGCAGCACGATCTAATGGACTTGTTAACATAGGATTTCTATTGTATCTTCCATCACTGCACGCTATTTCCAAGATTCGTGTATATCGAACAACGACAACAGGCCACAGTAAAGTCTTGCACTACATATGGGCCATTATCCGTCTCCTGCTTACCTCCCTCTTGGGAACCGCAGTTATTGCTCTTCCCTTCTGTGCTTTCCAATACTATGGGTATAGGACGTTTTGCACTCCTTCTGTCTCCTTGGAGCGGATCCCTGCTGCTCTTGTGTCGCTGGCTGAACTAAAGGGCTACCGGGTTCCAGATGAAAATGGTCCACCGCCCCTCTGGTGCATGAGACCTCTGCCTCTGCTTTATTCTCATATCCAGGATGTTTATTGGGATGTGGGCTTCCTCCGCTACTTTGAGCTGAGGCAGATACCGAACTTCATTCTGGCTCTACCTATGGCCACCCTCGGCATAATGGCAGCTTATGCTTATTTTCTAGCCAATCCAGAACTGTGTCTTAGACTCGGACTTTGGGACACGGGTTCACATTTTGACAAACCCACACCAGGAATGTTCAATCCCAGAGTGTTTGTGTACATTGTACATTCAACGGTACTTCTGGTGTTTGGAAcattgtgcatgcatgtgcag GTTCTAACCAGATTCATGGCCTCCTCAACTCCTGTTCCCTTCTGGATAAGTGCTCACCTTCTCCTCCTCAATGAGCCACTTCTTCATCGAAGGAAAACATCAAATCCCAATGTACAGCTACAGACTCATTTCAGGAATGGATGCCAGCATACACCTCAAAACCCCATCATTGCACTGCTGCCATACTTTAAAAGCTGTTCCTCTACAACACAAAGCGTCCTGGGATACTTCATCTCTTACTGGGTCCTGGGCTTGGCACTGCATTGTAACTTCTTGCCATGGACATGA